One Halobaculum sp. CBA1158 DNA segment encodes these proteins:
- a CDS encoding glycosyltransferase, translating into MTPRTVAAFTDTYLPTVNGVTYTLESWRECWRDRGGRMDVVFPGAPGHEPGDGEYTTRSVGFPFYDGFRLGLPGVPDAVRDADVVHAHTPFALGLSGWYLARRIDAPLVASYHTPTAEYADYLANGAAATVVEGAARRYERRYMNAADAVVVPSEPAGEHLRDIGVRSRIEVVPNGVDTEFFSRPGEDALAAFREEYDLPECGTGALVGYTGRHGFEKDLPEIPPAVAAADADATLVFGGDGPARDALEDACEEAGVDARFLGFLPREDLPAFYASLDAFCFPSPVETQGLVALEANACGTPVVGVDDGALADTVREGETGYRYPRGDTAAFADAIDRTLAEREALSEGCLARREATSVEHAVDRLAEVYDAVDD; encoded by the coding sequence GTGACTCCCCGGACCGTCGCCGCGTTCACCGACACGTACCTGCCCACGGTGAACGGCGTCACCTACACGCTGGAGTCGTGGCGCGAGTGCTGGCGTGACCGCGGCGGCCGCATGGACGTGGTGTTCCCCGGCGCGCCCGGCCACGAACCGGGCGACGGCGAGTACACCACACGGAGCGTCGGCTTCCCGTTTTACGACGGGTTCCGACTCGGACTGCCCGGGGTCCCGGACGCCGTCCGCGACGCGGACGTGGTACACGCGCACACGCCGTTCGCGCTCGGCCTCTCGGGGTGGTATCTCGCCCGACGGATCGACGCGCCGCTGGTCGCGTCCTACCACACCCCGACGGCCGAGTACGCCGACTACCTCGCCAACGGCGCGGCCGCGACCGTCGTCGAGGGGGCCGCCCGACGCTACGAGCGCCGGTACATGAACGCCGCCGACGCCGTGGTGGTCCCCAGCGAGCCCGCCGGCGAGCACCTCCGCGACATCGGCGTCCGCTCGCGGATCGAGGTCGTCCCCAACGGGGTCGACACCGAGTTCTTCTCCCGGCCCGGTGAGGACGCGCTCGCGGCCTTCCGCGAGGAGTACGACCTCCCCGAGTGCGGGACGGGGGCCCTCGTCGGGTACACCGGCCGGCACGGCTTCGAGAAGGACCTCCCCGAGATCCCGCCGGCGGTCGCCGCCGCAGACGCCGACGCGACGCTCGTGTTCGGCGGCGACGGCCCCGCCCGCGACGCCCTCGAGGACGCCTGCGAGGAGGCCGGCGTCGACGCGCGCTTCCTCGGGTTCCTCCCCCGTGAGGACCTCCCCGCCTTCTACGCGAGCCTCGACGCCTTCTGTTTCCCCTCGCCCGTCGAGACGCAGGGGCTGGTCGCGCTGGAGGCCAACGCCTGCGGCACGCCCGTCGTCGGCGTCGACGACGGCGCGCTCGCCGACACGGTCCGCGAGGGCGAGACGGGCTACCGCTACCCCCGCGGCGACACCGCCGCCTTCGCCGACGCCATCGACCGAACCCTCGCCGAGCGCGAGGCGCTCTCGGAGGGCTGTCTCGCCCGTCGCGAGGCGACGAGCGTCGAGCACGCGGTCGACCGACTGGCGGAGGTGTACGACGCGGTGGACGACTGA
- a CDS encoding antibiotic biosynthesis monooxygenase, translating to MGDSELAILARFEAKPDEAETVAQFLRDAREAAEAEEGMTTWYAVRFDETRFGIFDTFPDEAGRQAHLEGEIATELLERADELFVEEPDIDANVDVIAATGD from the coding sequence ATGGGAGACTCCGAACTCGCGATCCTGGCACGGTTCGAGGCGAAGCCCGACGAGGCGGAGACGGTGGCACAGTTCCTCCGCGACGCGCGCGAGGCCGCCGAGGCCGAGGAGGGGATGACGACGTGGTACGCCGTCCGGTTCGACGAGACGCGCTTCGGCATCTTCGACACCTTCCCCGACGAGGCGGGGCGACAGGCGCACCTGGAGGGGGAGATCGCCACCGAACTCCTCGAACGGGCGGACGAACTGTTCGTCGAAGAGCCCGACATCGACGCCAACGTGGACGTGATCGCGGCCACGGGCGACTGA
- a CDS encoding CRTAC1 family protein translates to MFADRSDALVDDAPHRGYGVAVTPGVRGPCALVTGYGPANRLLTWRDGALRDVATPAVADEGRHAIGVVAADLDADGDEELYVHNTDAYEGECRDTDLLLDPVEVRPDHPEVRWRDLFGLAANADRGNFRAGRSVAALDRYGTGRYGVFVACYGVPSRFYELGDDGQLSDMAEAVGLDLDAGARSLYAGPVASDRMDLFVGVERGPNRLFYNDSGHFREVAADAGVADPETNARGVVLADGDLAVGNWETESRLYSRASAPVGSAATATATGEATETPATGGPTGDDANAGDPDAVANGGSPSPEDATAAGDRLSIERFVDAAPASFAEPTRIRNVVAADFDNDGRIELFCNTMGARNRLFRRGADGWRAIDPGDAAEARGLGTGAAVADFDGDGALELLVVHGELAAQPLSLYGVDDAAERGWIRVRPTTQYGAPARGATVTVETAERSRTAVVCAGSGYLCQMEPVAHFGLGDERPERLTVRWPDGREATLERPAERTEHEVSHPMAPRF, encoded by the coding sequence GTGTTCGCGGACCGGTCCGACGCGCTCGTCGACGACGCGCCCCACCGCGGATACGGGGTCGCCGTCACGCCCGGCGTGAGGGGGCCCTGCGCGCTCGTGACGGGCTACGGACCGGCGAACCGGCTGCTGACGTGGCGCGACGGCGCGCTCCGGGACGTCGCCACGCCCGCCGTGGCCGACGAGGGGCGACACGCCATCGGCGTCGTCGCGGCCGACCTCGACGCCGACGGCGACGAGGAGCTGTACGTCCACAACACCGACGCCTACGAGGGGGAGTGCCGGGACACCGACCTCCTGCTCGACCCCGTGGAGGTGCGCCCGGACCACCCCGAGGTTCGCTGGCGCGACCTGTTCGGGCTCGCGGCCAACGCCGACCGCGGCAACTTCCGGGCTGGGCGCTCCGTCGCCGCGCTCGACCGCTACGGCACCGGCCGCTACGGCGTGTTCGTCGCCTGCTACGGCGTCCCCTCGCGCTTCTACGAGCTCGGAGACGACGGTCAGCTCTCGGACATGGCCGAGGCCGTGGGATTAGACCTCGACGCCGGCGCGCGCTCGCTGTACGCCGGCCCCGTCGCGAGCGACCGCATGGACCTGTTCGTCGGCGTCGAACGGGGCCCCAATCGGCTGTTCTACAACGACTCCGGCCACTTCCGGGAGGTCGCCGCCGACGCCGGCGTGGCCGACCCCGAGACGAACGCCCGCGGCGTCGTCCTCGCCGACGGCGACCTCGCCGTCGGCAACTGGGAGACCGAGAGCCGGCTGTACTCCCGGGCGAGCGCGCCGGTCGGATCCGCCGCGACCGCGACCGCGACGGGCGAGGCGACCGAAACCCCCGCGACCGGGGGACCGACCGGCGACGACGCGAACGCGGGCGACCCGGACGCCGTCGCGAACGGCGGGTCGCCGTCTCCGGAGGACGCGACCGCCGCGGGCGACCGGCTCTCGATCGAACGGTTCGTCGACGCCGCGCCCGCGTCGTTCGCCGAGCCCACCCGGATCCGGAACGTCGTCGCCGCCGACTTCGACAACGACGGCCGGATCGAGCTGTTCTGCAACACGATGGGGGCGCGAAACCGCCTGTTCCGACGCGGTGCGGACGGCTGGCGGGCGATCGACCCGGGCGACGCCGCCGAGGCGCGCGGGCTCGGCACGGGCGCGGCGGTCGCCGACTTCGACGGCGACGGCGCGCTGGAACTGCTCGTCGTCCACGGCGAACTCGCCGCCCAGCCGCTGTCGCTGTACGGCGTCGACGACGCGGCCGAGCGCGGCTGGATCCGCGTTCGGCCGACGACCCAGTACGGCGCGCCCGCCCGGGGTGCGACCGTCACCGTCGAGACCGCAGAGCGGAGCCGCACGGCGGTCGTGTGCGCCGGCTCGGGCTACCTCTGTCAGATGGAACCGGTCGCGCACTTCGGCCTCGGCGACGAGCGGCCCGAGCGCCTCACCGTCCGCTGGCCCGACGGTCGCGAGGCGACGCTGGAGCGACCCGCCGAGCGCACCGAACACGAGGTGTCGCACCCGATGGCCCCGCGCTTCTGA
- a CDS encoding AIR synthase family protein has translation MSDDAPRRGKVDREAFESVVRPNLGADRDDVRLGPAHGVDFGLLDVGGRAVVCATDPISMLPALGPERAGRFALSFALGDVAVSGISPSHFCPSFALPSGVSDDEFAAFWTAIADECEDLGVAIPTGHTARYPEASLPWVGAATVLGVGDPADVIRPDGARPGDRLLVTKGPGIETAGLFASLFPDALAAEGVAEATIDEAAGLLEETSVVRDALAAAEAGRGPESGDPSEVAGAADASDATDASDATDAGVTAMHDATEGGLAGALCEVAAAGGVGLEVDGDAVPTDSAALATCAALGIDPWACTTSGTLLLAVDPAAVDRVVDAVRSRGTPAGVVGDVVDGCGVSVDGEAIDPPAEDASWAVYERLARDG, from the coding sequence ATGAGCGACGACGCCCCCCGCCGCGGCAAGGTCGACCGCGAGGCGTTCGAGTCCGTCGTGCGTCCGAACCTCGGAGCCGACCGGGACGACGTGCGCCTCGGCCCCGCCCACGGCGTCGACTTCGGGCTCCTCGACGTGGGCGGTCGGGCGGTCGTCTGCGCGACTGACCCGATCTCGATGCTGCCGGCGCTGGGGCCCGAGCGCGCCGGGCGCTTCGCCCTCTCGTTCGCCCTCGGCGACGTTGCCGTCTCGGGGATTTCGCCCTCGCACTTTTGCCCCTCGTTCGCCCTCCCGAGCGGCGTGAGCGACGACGAGTTCGCCGCGTTCTGGACGGCGATCGCCGACGAGTGCGAGGACCTCGGCGTCGCGATCCCGACGGGGCACACCGCCCGCTACCCCGAGGCGTCGCTGCCGTGGGTCGGCGCGGCGACCGTGCTCGGCGTCGGCGACCCGGCCGACGTGATCCGACCCGACGGCGCGCGCCCCGGCGACCGCCTGCTCGTGACGAAGGGGCCCGGCATCGAGACCGCGGGGCTGTTCGCGTCGCTGTTCCCCGACGCGCTGGCGGCCGAGGGCGTCGCCGAGGCGACGATCGACGAGGCCGCCGGCCTGCTCGAGGAGACGAGCGTCGTGCGCGACGCGCTCGCGGCCGCCGAGGCCGGACGCGGCCCGGAGAGCGGGGACCCGTCGGAAGTTGCGGGGGCCGCCGACGCCTCCGACGCCACCGACGCCTCCGACGCCACCGACGCCGGCGTCACCGCGATGCACGACGCGACCGAGGGCGGGCTGGCAGGCGCGCTGTGCGAGGTAGCGGCCGCCGGCGGCGTCGGACTCGAGGTCGACGGCGACGCCGTGCCGACCGACTCGGCCGCGCTGGCGACGTGTGCGGCGCTGGGGATCGATCCGTGGGCGTGCACCACCTCGGGGACGCTCCTGCTGGCGGTCGATCCCGCCGCCGTCGACCGCGTCGTCGACGCCGTGCGGTCCCGTGGGACGCCCGCCGGCGTCGTCGGCGACGTGGTCGATGGGTGCGGCGTCAGCGTCGACGGCGAGGCGATCGATCCCCCCGCCGAGGACGCTTCCTGGGCGGTGTACGAGCGACTGGCGAGAGACGGGTAG
- a CDS encoding alpha/beta hydrolase, with amino-acid sequence MSDADGGDLPGRLADLDSELREAVTDIESLGVPPWHALSVESARRIEDDLFSSDADLPVGSTLTLAIDGPDGDDLPLRIYRPEVTPAPTLVFFHGGGWCLGTLDSADDLARRLCRRVGAVVVSVDYRLAPEHPFPAAVDDAVRALRWTREHDASLGGDGVVGVAGSSAGGTLAAATALATPDGTAPAVQTLLYPITDRDFTTDSYETNADGPLLTRADMRRFWREYLRSDVDAANPHAAPLRARDGDLEDAAPAVVVTGECDPLRDDGAAYAERLEAAGVAVDHLDREGMCHGFLSLADEVAAADAAFDDLAAATRERLASAAAGESAERGGPRDAD; translated from the coding sequence ATGAGCGACGCCGACGGCGGCGACCTGCCCGGCCGACTCGCCGACCTCGACTCGGAGCTCCGCGAGGCCGTCACCGACATCGAGTCGCTTGGGGTACCGCCGTGGCACGCCCTCTCGGTCGAGAGCGCCCGCCGCATCGAGGACGACCTGTTCTCCTCGGACGCGGACCTGCCGGTCGGATCGACGCTGACCCTCGCGATCGACGGGCCGGACGGCGACGACCTCCCCCTGCGGATCTACCGCCCTGAGGTCACGCCAGCGCCGACGCTGGTGTTCTTCCACGGCGGCGGCTGGTGCCTGGGGACGCTCGACTCGGCCGACGACCTCGCGCGCCGACTGTGCCGCCGCGTCGGCGCGGTCGTCGTCTCCGTCGACTACCGACTCGCGCCCGAACACCCCTTCCCCGCCGCCGTCGACGACGCGGTCCGCGCGCTCCGGTGGACCCGCGAGCACGACGCGAGCCTCGGCGGCGACGGCGTCGTCGGCGTCGCCGGCTCCTCGGCCGGGGGCACCCTCGCGGCCGCGACCGCGCTCGCGACGCCCGACGGCACCGCGCCCGCGGTCCAGACGCTGCTGTACCCCATCACCGACCGCGACTTCACGACCGACTCCTACGAGACGAACGCCGACGGCCCGCTGTTGACTCGCGCGGACATGCGTCGCTTCTGGCGCGAGTACCTCCGATCGGACGTGGACGCGGCCAACCCCCACGCCGCGCCGTTGCGAGCCCGCGACGGCGACCTCGAGGACGCCGCCCCGGCGGTCGTCGTCACCGGCGAGTGCGACCCCCTCCGCGACGACGGCGCGGCGTACGCTGAGCGCCTCGAAGCCGCCGGCGTTGCGGTCGACCACCTCGACCGAGAGGGGATGTGTCACGGCTTCCTCTCGCTGGCCGACGAGGTCGCCGCCGCCGACGCGGCCTTCGACGACCTCGCGGCGGCGACGCGCGAGCGGTTGGCGAGCGCGGCCGCGGGCGAGAGCGCCGAGCGCGGCGGACCCCGCGACGCCGACTGA
- a CDS encoding MFS transporter gives MSLSLRGLVGTDADVLDDRDFRLLLLASLISPMGASVVSPVVESLAAGPYGVSATEAGLLLSAFTAPGIVCIPLSGVLADRYGRKPVLAAGLALFGLAGVALTLTTAFRAALALRLLQGVGYTGIGPILITATGDLFTGPRESTAQGVRFTVVGVSLTVFPFLAGLLVALAWQFPYALYAAALPVAAVVWLLFDESADLSGRDGAVGDGAAAADGETEADGPGGVRALLALASRPHVVATLVGRAVPGFLWFAFLAYNSIVVVRLLGGSPGAAGALVAVASVASAVATTQAGRLTARFGRPLPTFAALVVGAVGLTALALAPSVPVAIAAGAPVGAGFSLSLTLYRSTITGLADDDLRGGLVSLGESVGRVGSTGAPVAMGAAVAFLAGPLGYDAAVRSVSIAVAAGVVVAGGALLFVSARGTASEGGRTRAASDE, from the coding sequence GTGTCGCTATCGCTTCGGGGCCTCGTGGGCACCGACGCCGACGTGCTCGACGACCGCGACTTCCGGCTGCTGCTTTTGGCGTCGCTCATCTCACCGATGGGGGCCTCCGTCGTCTCGCCGGTCGTCGAGTCGCTCGCCGCCGGGCCGTACGGCGTCTCCGCGACCGAGGCCGGCCTGCTGCTGTCGGCGTTCACCGCCCCGGGGATCGTCTGTATCCCGCTGTCGGGCGTGCTCGCGGACCGGTACGGCCGCAAGCCGGTGCTCGCCGCAGGGCTGGCGCTGTTCGGGCTCGCGGGGGTCGCGCTGACGCTGACGACGGCGTTCCGGGCCGCGCTCGCGCTGCGGCTGCTGCAGGGCGTCGGCTACACCGGCATCGGACCGATCCTGATCACCGCCACGGGAGACCTCTTCACGGGCCCGCGCGAGTCGACCGCACAGGGCGTTCGCTTCACCGTCGTCGGGGTGTCGCTGACGGTGTTCCCGTTCCTCGCGGGCCTGCTCGTCGCGCTCGCGTGGCAGTTCCCGTACGCGCTGTACGCCGCCGCGCTCCCCGTCGCCGCGGTGGTGTGGCTGCTGTTCGACGAGTCCGCGGACCTGAGCGGTCGCGACGGCGCGGTCGGCGACGGTGCGGCGGCCGCCGACGGGGAGACGGAGGCCGATGGACCTGGCGGCGTGCGCGCGCTGCTGGCGCTCGCGTCCCGCCCGCACGTCGTCGCGACCCTCGTCGGGCGGGCGGTCCCGGGGTTCCTCTGGTTCGCCTTCCTCGCCTACAACTCGATCGTCGTCGTCCGACTGCTGGGCGGGTCCCCCGGTGCCGCGGGGGCGCTCGTCGCGGTCGCGTCCGTCGCCAGCGCGGTCGCGACGACGCAGGCCGGCCGGCTGACCGCGCGGTTCGGCCGCCCCCTCCCGACGTTCGCGGCGCTCGTGGTCGGAGCGGTCGGCCTGACGGCCCTCGCGCTGGCCCCGTCGGTCCCGGTCGCGATCGCCGCCGGAGCGCCGGTCGGCGCGGGCTTTTCGCTCTCGCTGACGCTGTACCGATCGACGATCACCGGCCTCGCGGACGACGACCTCCGGGGCGGCCTCGTCAGCCTCGGCGAGTCGGTCGGCCGCGTCGGCTCGACGGGCGCGCCCGTCGCGATGGGAGCGGCCGTCGCGTTCCTGGCGGGGCCGCTCGGCTACGACGCCGCCGTCCGGAGCGTCTCGATCGCGGTCGCCGCGGGCGTCGTCGTCGCCGGCGGCGCGCTCCTGTTCGTGAGCGCTCGCGGGACCGCAAGCGAGGGCGGACGGACGCGGGCCGCGAGCGACGAGTGA
- the kynU gene encoding kynureninase: MTDTDGGAGRSQSGGDRTLAAARERDAADPLAEARERFAVPDGERYMDGNSLGLAPDAALATLERVVDEWRELAIRGWEEADPDWFHYGERLGDLLAPLVGARESEVVVANSTTVNIHTLIGTFLDTLAGTPAGPDPAAESPAVLVNDLDFPTDHYAIRAQLRQRGIDPDQKLVAVESRDGRTIDAADIEAVLRERDDVGIVFMPSVLYRSGQLLDVDRITRAAHDHGALVGFDCAHSIGAVDHDLRGAGASDDADDGDDSTGGVDFAVWCSYKYLNAGPGATAGLYVHERHHGTTPALAGWWGNDKDTQFEMRHTYEPADSAGAWQIGTVPMLSSAPIEGAAEVVREAGIERVREKSLALTDYLIGLVDDRLGDDFSVGTPRDPERRGGHVAIEHPEGYRLSEALRDRGVVVDFRPPNVVRVCPAPLYTRYEDVWHVVETLREIEAADAHLEYDPRGGGVT, encoded by the coding sequence ATGACCGACACGGACGGCGGGGCGGGCCGCAGCCAGAGCGGCGGCGACCGCACGCTCGCGGCGGCGCGCGAGCGCGACGCGGCCGACCCGCTGGCGGAGGCCCGAGAGCGGTTCGCGGTCCCGGACGGCGAGCGCTACATGGACGGCAACTCGCTGGGACTGGCCCCTGACGCCGCGCTGGCGACGCTCGAGCGCGTCGTCGACGAGTGGCGCGAGCTGGCGATCCGGGGGTGGGAGGAGGCCGACCCCGACTGGTTCCACTACGGCGAACGCCTCGGCGACCTGCTCGCCCCGCTGGTGGGCGCGAGGGAGTCGGAGGTGGTGGTCGCCAACTCCACTACGGTCAACATCCACACCCTGATCGGGACGTTCCTCGACACGCTCGCGGGGACCCCGGCGGGGCCGGATCCGGCGGCCGAGTCGCCGGCGGTGCTCGTCAACGACCTGGACTTCCCGACCGATCACTACGCGATCCGCGCGCAACTGCGACAGCGCGGGATCGACCCCGACCAGAAGCTCGTCGCCGTCGAGTCGCGCGACGGAAGGACGATCGACGCGGCCGATATCGAGGCGGTTCTCCGCGAGCGCGACGACGTCGGCATCGTGTTCATGCCCTCGGTTCTCTATCGGTCGGGCCAGTTGCTCGACGTCGACCGGATCACCCGCGCGGCCCACGACCACGGGGCGCTCGTCGGCTTCGACTGCGCGCACTCGATCGGCGCGGTCGACCACGACCTCCGAGGAGCCGGCGCGAGCGACGACGCGGACGACGGCGACGACTCGACCGGCGGCGTCGATTTCGCGGTGTGGTGTTCGTACAAGTACCTCAACGCCGGCCCGGGCGCGACCGCGGGGCTGTACGTCCACGAGCGCCACCACGGGACGACGCCCGCGCTGGCTGGGTGGTGGGGAAACGACAAGGACACCCAGTTCGAGATGCGCCACACCTACGAGCCGGCCGACTCGGCCGGCGCGTGGCAGATCGGCACCGTCCCGATGCTGTCGTCTGCTCCGATCGAGGGGGCCGCCGAGGTGGTCCGCGAGGCGGGCATCGAGCGCGTCCGCGAGAAGTCGCTGGCGCTCACCGACTACCTGATCGGGCTGGTCGACGACCGCCTCGGCGACGACTTCTCGGTCGGGACGCCCCGCGACCCCGAGCGCCGCGGGGGCCACGTCGCGATCGAGCATCCCGAGGGGTATCGCCTGAGCGAGGCGCTGCGCGACCGCGGCGTCGTCGTCGACTTCCGCCCGCCGAACGTCGTCCGAGTGTGTCCCGCACCGCTGTACACCCGCTACGAGGACGTGTGGCACGTCGTCGAGACGCTCCGGGAGATCGAGGCGGCCGACGCCCACCTGGAGTACGATCCGCGCGGCGGCGGCGTCACCTGA
- a CDS encoding SDR family oxidoreductase has product MPAGPDRADPPFDAPDLSGSTAFVTGTTRGIGKRIALTLAEHGCDVVSTGKTVEPGGDLPGTIHTTAAQCEERGVDAHAIQLDVRDADAVEAAVEEAIEEFGEIDIVINNASAIQLANVADLPANRFDLMTDVNVRGTYLVSRAFLPHLRERDGGWILTNAPPVTVDRAPGKAAYAWSKLGMSFVTLSLSAELAGDGIGCNTFWPVTAVDTRATRYFGLGSEDDWRTPHVVADAVLSILDRDPDEYTGHAAYDEDLLRAAGASDADISAYNLTEGDPGPTSAQMFDPEFERS; this is encoded by the coding sequence ATGCCAGCGGGTCCCGACCGCGCGGACCCGCCGTTCGACGCCCCCGACCTCTCGGGCTCGACGGCGTTCGTCACGGGAACGACGCGAGGGATCGGCAAGCGGATCGCGCTCACGCTGGCCGAGCACGGCTGCGACGTCGTCTCGACGGGCAAGACCGTCGAGCCCGGCGGCGACCTCCCGGGGACGATCCACACGACCGCCGCCCAATGCGAGGAGCGGGGCGTCGACGCCCACGCGATCCAGTTGGACGTACGCGACGCCGACGCCGTCGAGGCGGCCGTCGAGGAGGCCATCGAGGAGTTCGGCGAGATCGACATCGTGATCAACAACGCCAGCGCGATCCAACTGGCGAACGTCGCGGACCTCCCGGCCAACCGCTTCGACCTCATGACCGACGTGAACGTCCGCGGCACGTACCTCGTCTCGCGGGCGTTCCTCCCGCACCTGCGCGAGCGGGACGGCGGGTGGATCCTCACGAACGCCCCGCCGGTGACGGTCGACCGCGCGCCCGGCAAGGCCGCCTACGCCTGGTCCAAGCTCGGGATGTCGTTCGTGACGCTGTCGCTCTCGGCGGAGCTCGCGGGCGACGGGATCGGCTGCAACACGTTCTGGCCGGTGACGGCGGTCGACACCCGTGCGACGCGCTACTTCGGGCTCGGCTCCGAGGACGACTGGCGCACCCCACACGTCGTCGCCGACGCCGTGCTGTCGATCCTCGATCGGGACCCCGACGAGTACACCGGCCACGCCGCCTACGACGAGGACCTCCTGCGGGCGGCCGGCGCGAGCGACGCCGACATCTCGGCGTACAACCTCACCGAGGGCGACCCCGGTCCCACGTCGGCGCAGATGTTCGACCCCGAGTTCGAGCGGTCGTGA
- a CDS encoding lipopolysaccharide biosynthesis protein — protein MDCGEGPNDEDAAGDADSTATAPDTAGDGPTDPVDAELADALERVAHGAVVSTPSIVLQRGLTLAFTALLTNTFSAGPYGLFALARRIARFLRRLALGVAAGLSRFVPSADGAAERDAIATVAAALLAAVSLSFAAALFLAAPRVAAVAGEGSRFALFLRIFAAGLPASVALFGVARLLRATEEVTALNLLQRVAFPVAQLAVGVVGAVALADLTGVAVAVPLAMGAVAVGGAAWLARRRGIRPRIRVPGGDGDAIRRRYVRYTAPLFLSGFATTTQRLGFYPLIAVFLSGTAGGVFAVGVLVGSLVRLPLMAINQFIPPVAAALNDDGHPAALSRLYHVTSRLVLVGVVGLSVPAIVYREAVMSLFGPAFVAYAPLLPGFVLAQVLACAAGSVGILLRMTDHQRALLVVNTVITLFLAVTAIPLTIEFGLAGVVASYLLMLGVNNGLEVAVLYRVEGLQPFTLAHGKPLLAAVPFLALALATRELLPRLPGALAGTAVGLAAYVAVLRVLGVSPVERRLLASLAERYRAAAVRLRDRVGDGSE, from the coding sequence ATGGACTGCGGGGAGGGACCGAACGACGAGGACGCCGCCGGCGACGCCGACAGCACCGCCACCGCCCCCGACACCGCAGGCGACGGACCGACGGACCCCGTCGACGCCGAACTCGCGGACGCGCTCGAGCGCGTCGCCCACGGCGCGGTCGTCTCGACGCCGAGCATCGTCCTCCAGCGCGGGCTGACGCTCGCGTTCACCGCGCTGTTGACGAACACGTTCTCGGCGGGTCCGTACGGCCTGTTCGCGCTGGCCCGGCGGATCGCGCGGTTCCTCCGGCGGCTCGCGTTGGGCGTCGCCGCGGGACTCAGCCGGTTCGTCCCCAGCGCCGACGGCGCGGCCGAGCGCGACGCCATCGCGACGGTCGCGGCGGCGCTGCTCGCGGCTGTGTCGCTCTCGTTCGCGGCGGCGCTGTTTCTCGCCGCCCCGCGGGTCGCCGCGGTCGCCGGCGAGGGGTCCCGGTTCGCGTTGTTCCTCCGGATATTCGCGGCCGGACTCCCGGCGTCGGTCGCGCTGTTCGGCGTCGCGCGGCTCCTGCGCGCCACCGAGGAGGTGACCGCGCTGAACCTCCTCCAGCGGGTGGCGTTCCCGGTCGCGCAGCTGGCGGTCGGCGTCGTCGGCGCGGTCGCGCTCGCGGACCTGACGGGCGTCGCCGTCGCTGTGCCGCTGGCGATGGGCGCGGTCGCGGTCGGCGGTGCCGCCTGGCTGGCCCGCAGGCGGGGCATCCGACCGCGGATCCGGGTGCCCGGTGGCGACGGCGACGCGATCCGACGCCGGTACGTCCGCTACACCGCCCCGCTGTTCCTCAGCGGCTTCGCGACGACGACCCAGCGGCTCGGCTTCTACCCGCTCATCGCGGTGTTCCTCTCGGGCACGGCCGGCGGCGTCTTCGCCGTCGGCGTGCTCGTGGGGAGCCTCGTCCGCCTGCCGCTGATGGCGATCAACCAGTTCATCCCCCCGGTGGCGGCCGCGCTCAACGACGACGGTCACCCCGCGGCGCTCTCGCGACTGTACCACGTCACGAGTCGGCTGGTGCTCGTCGGCGTCGTCGGCCTGTCGGTGCCGGCGATCGTCTACCGCGAGGCGGTGATGTCGCTGTTCGGTCCGGCGTTCGTCGCGTACGCGCCGCTGCTGCCCGGGTTCGTGCTCGCGCAGGTGCTGGCGTGTGCGGCCGGCAGCGTCGGCATCCTGCTACGCATGACGGACCACCAACGCGCGCTGTTGGTCGTCAACACCGTCATCACGCTGTTTCTCGCGGTGACGGCGATCCCGCTCACGATCGAGTTCGGGCTCGCGGGCGTCGTCGCGAGCTACCTCCTCATGCTCGGGGTGAACAACGGACTCGAGGTGGCGGTGTTGTACCGGGTCGAGGGGCTCCAGCCATTCACGCTCGCGCACGGCAAGCCCCTCCTCGCGGCCGTCCCGTTCCTCGCGCTCGCGCTGGCGACTCGCGAACTGCTCCCGCGGCTTCCCGGGGCGCTCGCGGGAACGGCCGTCGGCCTCGCTGCGTACGTCGCGGTCCTTCGCGTCCTCGGGGTCTCGCCGGTCGAACGACGCCTGCTCGCGTCGCTTGCCGAGCGCTACCGGGCCGCCGCCGTCCGCCTCCGCGACCGCGTCGGCGACGGCTCCGAATAA